CAGGGCGACACGTCGATGCCCAGCAAGGCCACGCCGAAGAACGCCAGAAACAGCTGCATCAGCAGCGGCGTGCCCTGGAACAACTCGGTGTAGCCGCGAATCAGCCAGTGCGGCCAGGCGCGCTTGGACAGCCGCGCCATGACCAGCGCAATGGCCACCAGGGTACCGCCGATGAAGGCAGTGAGCGACAACAGCACGGTCCAGCGCGCGGCCAAGAGCAGGTTGCGCAGGATGTCCCAGTCGGTGAAGGTGGTCAGCATGGCTGCTCTCCAAACCACTTGCGCCCGGCCGCCAGCAGCAACTGGCGCATGGCGATGGACAGCGCCAGGTACATCAGGGTGGTCACCAGATACACCTCGAAGCTCAGGAAGGTACGCGACTGGACCAGGTTGGCGGCGAAGGTCAGTTCCTCGTGGGACACCTGGGAAACCACCGACGAGCCGAGCATGACGATGATGCACTGGCTGACCAGGGCCGGATAAATGCGTTTCAGCGACGGCGGCAACACCACCCGGATGAAGGTTTGCGTGCGGCTCAGGCCCAGCACGCGGCCGGCCTCCCACTGGCCACGGGGCGTGACCTGGATACCGGCGCGGATGATCTCGGTGCTGTAGGCGCCGAGGTTGATCAGCATGGCCAGCAGCGCCGCCTCGCCCGCCGTCAGCTTCACCCCCAGGTTGGGCAGGCCGAAGACGATGAAGAACAGCTGCACCACGAACGGCGTGTTGCGGATCAGCTCGACGTAGACGCCCCACAGGCCACCGAGAATGCTCGGCCGGCCGCTGCGCAGGGCCGCGCCAAGAATGCCCAGGGCCACGCCGCCCACGGTCGCCATCACCGTGAGCTGGATGGTGACCCAGAGACCGGAGAGCAGCTCCGGCCAGTAGGGCCACAGGGCGGAAAAATTCAGCTGCGCCATCATCGTTCAGCCCTTACGCGCCCAGGTTCGCCGGCAGCGGCGCCTTCAGCCACTGTTCGGACAGGCCATTGAGGGTGCCATCGGCCTTGGCCTGCTCGATCAGCGCGTCGACCCTGGCTTTCAGCGCCGCTTCGCCCTTGCGCAGGCCGATGTAGCAAGGCGAATCCTTGAGCATGAATTTGGCGACGGGCGCGCGGGCAGCGTTCTGGCGCTCGATGGCGGCGACCACCAGGTTGCCGGTGGCCACATACTCCACCTGCCCGGACAGGTAGGCCGACAGCGTGGTGTTGTTGTCTTCGTAACGCCTGACCTGGGCACCTTCGGGCGCCACCTCGGTGAGCACCATGTCCTCCACGGCGCCGCGGGTCACGCCAATCGACTTGCCGACCAACTCGTCGGCCTTCTCCAGGGTGCTGTCCTTGGCGCCGAACACGCCAAGGAAGAACGGCGCATAGGCCGCACTGAAGTCGATCACCTGCTCACGCTCGGCATTCTTGCCCAGGCTGGAGATCACCAGGTCGACCTTGTCGGTCTGCAGGTACGGCACCCGGTTGGCACTGGTGACCGGCACCAATTGCAACTTAAGTTTCATCTCCTTGGCCAGGTACCTGGCCATGTCGATGTCATAGCCCTGGGGCTGCAAGTCGGTGCCCACGGAGCCGAAAGGCGGGAAATCCTGCGGCACGGCGACCCGGATCACCCCGCGCTTTTCGATCTCCTGCCACTGGTCGGCCAGCGCGGTGGCCGCCTGGGTCAACAGCAGGCCAGCGGTCAGCAGTGCAATCAATCCCTTCTTCATCGGCTTCACCCCATCATCGTCAGTCATGAAACGAAAGATTCTTATATTTCGAATTTGCAACCAACGTGCCAGAGCACTTTCCGACCACGCTTCTCCGGAAAACCTCGTGAATCCAGCCTTGCAAGCCAACAAAAACGGAGCTTACGAATAAGCGCTACAGCGTTCAAAGCGCCATAAAGAGGCAAAACACGCAATTCAAGCGCCACAAAAAAGGGCGCCATCTGGCGCCCTTCGGTGTTCGCGCACCACGAAGGCGCACTAACGTTGCTCCAATTCGTCCAGTTGCCCATACAGCCCGGCAATCTGGTGGATGCGCTGACGCCCCTGGGTCAGTTGCTCGTGCAACAGCGCGTTGACCAACAGGTTGATCAGGCTGTTGGCGCTGGCATAGCTGTCGAATGCCGACACGCTGTCCAGCGGCGTACACAGATGCCAATGCGCCAGTTCGATGACGCCCTGGGCCTGGGGCTCGCAGATCACCAGGGTGGGCACCTGCTGGGCCTGCAGGGCTTGCAGCAGCGGGCGAATGATCCGCGGGCGACGCCGGAAGCCCAGCACCACCACCAGGTCGTCGGCGCTCAGATCCACCAGCTCTTCAGCCAGCGTTTGCCCCGGCTGCGGCAACACCTGCGCCCCGCTGCGCACCTGCAGCAGTTGCTGGCGCAAGTGCAGGGCCACGGGAAAGGCATTGCGCATACCGACCACGAAGACCCGCCGGCTACTGCCGAGCGCCCGGATCACCTCACCGAATTGCTCGGCATCGATGGCATTGACCCACTGGGTAAGGTTGGCCATCTCCTGCTTGTAATGGCGGGCCAACAGGGTGTTGCCCTGCACCACGTCGCGGTTGTCGGCCACCGGCAGACCGCTCTGGCGCAGGTTGCGCTGTTCCTCGCGCATGTCCTTGTATTTCTCGTAGCCCAGGCGCTTGAACAACCGGCTGACGGTAGCCTTGGAGACCCCGGCAAGCCGCGCCAGCTCGGCGCTGTTGTAGCTGACCAGGTCATCGTAGTGGTCGAGCACGAAGTCAGCGATGCGCTGCTCCTGTGGCGCGAGCTGTGCATAGTGACTGCGCAGACGTTCATCGAGTCGAGTCATGGAAGGCGCCTTGTAACTTTCGTTTCATTCGGTCGATGATATAGGAAGTACTCATCTGCCTGAAATCGCCACGCCTCAATTCATCGAAAGCGCACCGAGGTGCCGAGCCGCCACCTTCGCAAGGAGAACACCATGACCCCGATCACCCCCGACTGGGCTGCCTATGTCGCCCAGATGGAACAGGTTCTGGCCCTGGAGCTGGACGACGCACGACGCCAGGAACTGCTCACCCAGTTCAGCCGCATCGCCGCGATGGCGGCGCCGCTGATGGCGTTCCCGCTCGATGATCGACTGGAAGTCGCCGGGGTGTACCAGGCATGAATCCGGCCCTGCTTTCCATCAGCGAACTCAGAAAGGCCCTGGCGGCGGGCGAGCTCAGCGCCGGGGAAATCGCCGAGCACAGCCTGGCGGCGATCGAGCGCCATGATCCGGCGATCAACGCCTGGACGCAGATCACCGGGCAGCGCATGCGCGACGAGGCTGAGCGGCTGGATCGCCAACGACGGGAAGGCTCGCCCCTGCCGCCGCTGGCAGCGGTGCCTTATGCGGTGAAGAACCTGTTCGACGTCGCCGGCTACTCGACCCTGGCCGGCGCGCGGCTGTTCCAGGATCGACCGGCCGCGCCGGTCGACGCCTGGGCCGTGCGCCAGCTGTCGGCCAGTGGCGCCCTGCTCTCGGGGATGCTGAACATGGATGCCTACGCCTACGGCTTCACCACGGAGAACACCCACTTCGGCGCGACCCGCAACCCCCATGACCTCTCGCGCATCGCCGGTGGCTCCTCCGGCGGCTCGGCAGCGGCGGTGGCGGCCGGCCTGGTGAATTTCTCCCTGGGCAGCGACACCAACGGCTCCATTCGCGTGCCCGCCTCGTTGTGCGGAATCTTCGGCCTCAAGCCCACCTTTGGCCGGCTGTCGCGCAGCGGCTCGCACCCCTTCGTGGGCAGCCTCGACCATATCGGCCCGCTGGCGCGCAGCAGCGCCGACCTCGCCGCGGTCTACGACGCGCTGCAAGGCCTTGATCCGGCGGACGGCTTCCAGGCCAGCCAGCCCGCGCACGCCGTGTCGGCGCTGCTGGAGCGCGACCACGATGGCCTGCGCGTCGGCGTGCTCGGCGGTTACTTTCAGCAGTGGTGCGACGATAGCGCGCGCGACGCCGTAGCCCGGGCGGCCAAGGCCCTGAACGCCAGCGAAGAAATCACCCTGGCGGACGCCGAACTGGCGCGTACGTCGGCATTCATCATCAGCGCATCGGAAGGCGGCAACGCCTACCTGCCGGCACTGCGCCGCGCCCCGGAGGTTTTCGAGCCGCTGTCACGGGAGCGCCTGCTGGCCGGCGCGATGATTCCCGCCGCCTGGTACGTGCAGGCCCAGCGCTTCCGGCGCCACTTCCAGCAGCAGGTACTGCCGCTGTTCAACGGCATCGATGTGCTGATCGCCCCCGCGACGCCCACCAGCGCCACGCCCATCGGCCAGGAAACCCTGCGCATCAATGGCGTCGACCTGCCAACCCGCGCCAGCATGGGCATGCTGGCGCAGCCGATTTCCTTTCTCGGCCTGCCGGTGGTCAGCGTACCCCTGCGTGCGGCCAACGGCCTGCCGATCGGCGTGCAGCTGATCGCTGCGCCCTTCAAGGAAGAGGTATGCCTGCGCGCTGCCGCTGCGCTGGAGCGCCAGGGTATCGCGCAAGCCCAAGCCGTGAATCTGGAGTGCAGCCATGAGCCCTGAACAACTGGACCTGCCCGCCGTGCGGGCCGAAGTCACCGCTGCCTTCCAGCGCTACGAACAGGCGTTGATCAGCAATGATATCGCCGTGCTCGACGAGCTGTTCTGGCACGACCCGCGCACGGTTCGCCTGGGGGCCGCCGAGAACCTCTACGGCATCGACGAGATCCGCGCATTCCGCGCCGCGCGACCAGCCGCCGGCCTGCACCGCGAATTGCACAACACGGTGATCACCACCTACGGCGAGGACTTCGCCGTATGCAGCACCGAGTTCACCCGGGAGGGCAGCCGGCGCATCGGCCGCCAGCAGCAGAGCTGGGTGAAACTGGACGGCCAGTGGCGCATCGTCGCCGCCCAGGTCAGCCTGATGAGCTGAGCGGCTGCGCGCTGCGACAAACTGACATAGAGTAGGAGCACCTGTTCCGCCCCATCGGGCATCGTAAACTGGCAACATGCGCTTCATGCCCGTTACCCACGCCAGTGTGGCCACACGCCACGCTAGACTCGAATTCCAAGGAGGCCTGATGCGCTTGCGCGCGGTTCTTTTCGACATGGATGGCACGCTGCTCGACAGCGCGCCGGACTTCATCGCCATCTGCCAGGCCATGCGCGCCGAGCGCGGCCTGCCGCCGGTGGAAGAAAAGCTGATTCGCGACCACGTCTCCGGTGGCGCCCGGGCGATGATCCTCAACGCCTTCGACATCGACCCGATGAGCCCGGGTTTCGAAGCCTTGCGCCTGGAGTTCCTGGAACGTTACCAGGACCATTGCGCGGTGCTGACCCGTCCCTACGAGGGCATCGAGCCGCTGCTCGAGGACATCGAGCGGGCCAAGCTGCTCTGGGGCGTGGTGACCAACAAGCCGCTGCGTTTCGCCGAGCCGATCATGCAGCGCCTGGGCCTTGCCGAGCGCTCCTCGATCCTGATCTGCCCGGACCACGTGACCCGCAGCAAGCCGGACCCCGAGCCGATGATCCTGGCCTGCTCGACCCTCAAGCTCGACCCGGCCAGCGTGCTGTTCGTCGGCGACGACCTGCGCGACATCGAATCCGGCCGCGACGCCGGCACCAAGACCGCGGCGGTCACCTACGGCTACATCCACCCCGACGACAACCCCCGTCACTGGGGCGCCGACGTGGTGGTCGATCATCCGTTGGAACTGCGCAAGGTGCTCGATCAGGCGCTGTGCAGCTGCTGAGCCGCAAGCTGCAAGCTGCAAGCTGCAAGCTGCAAGCAAAGTGACGACTCACGCTTTCCAGACATCAATGGCTTTTGCTTGAGGCTCAGGGCTTGAAGCTTGCCGCTCTTCGAAGGAGCCTTCCATGTTCGATTACAGCGCCCGCCCCGACCTGCTCAAGGATCGCGTGATCCTGGTGACCGGCGCGGGCCGGGGGATCGGCGCCGCCGCGGCGCGTACCTACGCGGCCCACGGCGCCACCGTGCTGCTGCTGGGCAAGAGTGAAGAGAACCTGGCGCGCACCTACGATGCCATTGAAGGAGCCGGCCATCCGCAACCGGTGGTAATCCCCTTCGACCTGGAGACTGCGCTGCCGCACCAGTACGACGAACTGGCGGCGATGGTCGAAAAGGCGTTCGGCAAACTCGACGGCCTGCTGCACAACGCCTCGATCATCGGCCCGCGCACGCCGCTGGAGCAGCTGTCGGGCGACAATTTCATGCGCGTCATGCAGGTCAACGTCAACGCCATGTTCATGCTCACCAGCACGCTGCTGCCGCTGCTCAAGCTGTCCACCGATGCCTCGGTGGTGTTCACCTCCAGCAGTGTCGGCCGCAAGGGCCGTGCCTACTGGGGGGCCTACGCGGTGTCCAAGTTCGCCACCGAAGGGCTGATGCAGGTGATGGCCGATGAGGTCGACGGCATCACCGCGATTCGCGCCAACAGCGTCAACCCGGGCGGCACCCGCACCGACATGCGCGCCCAGGCCTACCCGGGGGAAGACCCGCAGACCCGGCCGACGCCAGAGGCCATCATGCCGGTCTATCTCTACCTGATGGGGCCGGACAGCCAGGGCACCAACGGCCAGGCATTCGACGCGCAGTAACCGTTGCGGCAGATGCCCTGCAGCCGATTTGTGCTCTCCTCTTTTTCATCGACGGTGGCTGCGACATTAATTTGTCGCGGCCATATGGAAAGCGGCAATTGCTTGCCGTGAATCTGACGGCCGATTGCCATCAATGGCTCTCTGCCTCCATCCAGTCGTCGCAACCCATTGAACCTCAAGGCTTTCAGGCAAGCCTAAAAGACTGGCACGAAATTAGCTCTGTAGCTCACAAGCTGCAACGAAGCGCCAGAGGTTCAAAAAAAATGGTTCCACCCAGCCAGAAAAACACGATCGATTTCGACGCTGCCAAACTGCAGCGCCTCGGTTTCTCACCCCGCAAGGAGCAGACCCGCCCGGTCAGCCTGGCGCAACTGCATCAGCGCCTTGGCCTGCAGCTGCAGACCAGCCTGGACGGCGAGCGCATCCTCGCCCTCTTCTTTCGCGAGCTGCAGCATCTGGTTCCGGTGGACTCGCTGGGCTATCAGCACTCGAGCAGCGACCTGCGCCTGGACTTCGGCCAGCAGGCCAATCACTCGGCCACCTACCGCCTCAGTCACGAGAGCGAGTACCTGGGCGAGCTGACGTTCCGGCGCCGCCAGCGCTTCTCCGATCACGAACTGGCGCAGCTCGAGTCCCTGCTGGCCAGCCTCATGTATCCGCTGCGCAACGCCCTGCTCTACCGCGTGGCGATCCAGAGCGCGTTACGTGACCCGTTGACCAACACCGGCAACCGGATCGCCATGGATCAGATGCTGGGCCGCGAGATCGAACTGGCGCGTCGCAACGGCCAGCCCTTGTCGGTGCTGATGCTGGATATCGATCACTTCAAGGGCATCAACGATAAGCATGGTCACAGCGCCGGTGATGAAGTGCTCAAGGCCGTCGCCACCACCCTCAAGGATCAGCTGCGCAACATCGACATGGTGTTCCGCTATGGCGGCGAGGAATTCGTGGTGCTGCTGTCCGGCACCCCGCGCGAGGGCGCGCAGCTGGTCGGCGAGCGCTTGCGTGAGGCGGTACTGGGCTTGCAGTGCGTGGTTCAGGGCCGACCGGTGAAGATGTCCATCAGCCTGGGCTGCGCCACCCTGGAACTCGGCGAGTCCGTGGACAGCCTGCTCAACCGCGCCGACAAGGCGCTGTACAGCGCCAAGCGCAGCGGCCGCAATTGCCTGGCCATGGCCGTCTGACGAGCCCGCCAGCGCCCCTACGAAAAAGGGCCCCATCGGTGACGATTGGGGCCCTTTTCGTGCCAGGCGTCAGCCTGTCACTGTGGCTTGCGGCTGCCGCGGCCGAAACCCGGACGCTGGCCATCACCAGCCGGGCGGCTACGGCGGTTGTCGCCACCGGCCGGCTTGCGTGGCGCCCGATCACTCGACTCGGCACGCTCGCCACGCGGCTTGCCCGGCTTCTTGCCGACATCGCGCGGGCGCTCGGCAACCGGCGTACCACGGGCCGCTTCACCCCGTGGCGTGCGCGGTGCACGGCTGGGGCGCTCGCCCTGCTCGTCACGCGAGCTGCGCTGCGCCGGCCCACCATTGGCGGGGCGCAGGCTGCGGGCCGGGCGCTCGCCGCGGCCAACCGGCTTGGCGGCCTTGCGCTGCAGGCGGTCGAGCTTGTCGCGGGTCTTTTCCTTCATTTCCGGCAGGGCGACCGGCTTGAGGCCGACCTCTTCGCTGAGAATGTCGACTTCGCGCTGGCTCATCTCGCGCCAGCGGCCCATGGGCAGATCGGAGGTCATGAACACCGGGCCGAAGCGCACGCGCTTCAGGCGGCTGACCACCAACCCCTGGGATTCCCACAGACGGCGTACTTCGCGGTTACGACCTTCCATGACCACGCAGTGGTACCAGTGGTTGAAGCCTTCACCACCCGGCGCTTCCTTGATGTCGGTGAACTTGG
Above is a genomic segment from Pseudomonas argentinensis containing:
- a CDS encoding amino acid ABC transporter permease, producing the protein MMAQLNFSALWPYWPELLSGLWVTIQLTVMATVGGVALGILGAALRSGRPSILGGLWGVYVELIRNTPFVVQLFFIVFGLPNLGVKLTAGEAALLAMLINLGAYSTEIIRAGIQVTPRGQWEAGRVLGLSRTQTFIRVVLPPSLKRIYPALVSQCIIVMLGSSVVSQVSHEELTFAANLVQSRTFLSFEVYLVTTLMYLALSIAMRQLLLAAGRKWFGEQPC
- a CDS encoding transporter substrate-binding domain-containing protein, with amino-acid sequence MTDDDGVKPMKKGLIALLTAGLLLTQAATALADQWQEIEKRGVIRVAVPQDFPPFGSVGTDLQPQGYDIDMARYLAKEMKLKLQLVPVTSANRVPYLQTDKVDLVISSLGKNAEREQVIDFSAAYAPFFLGVFGAKDSTLEKADELVGKSIGVTRGAVEDMVLTEVAPEGAQVRRYEDNNTTLSAYLSGQVEYVATGNLVVAAIERQNAARAPVAKFMLKDSPCYIGLRKGEAALKARVDALIEQAKADGTLNGLSEQWLKAPLPANLGA
- a CDS encoding MurR/RpiR family transcriptional regulator, coding for MTRLDERLRSHYAQLAPQEQRIADFVLDHYDDLVSYNSAELARLAGVSKATVSRLFKRLGYEKYKDMREEQRNLRQSGLPVADNRDVVQGNTLLARHYKQEMANLTQWVNAIDAEQFGEVIRALGSSRRVFVVGMRNAFPVALHLRQQLLQVRSGAQVLPQPGQTLAEELVDLSADDLVVVLGFRRRPRIIRPLLQALQAQQVPTLVICEPQAQGVIELAHWHLCTPLDSVSAFDSYASANSLINLLVNALLHEQLTQGRQRIHQIAGLYGQLDELEQR
- the hpxX gene encoding oxalurate catabolism protein HpxX, translating into MTPITPDWAAYVAQMEQVLALELDDARRQELLTQFSRIAAMAAPLMAFPLDDRLEVAGVYQA
- a CDS encoding AtzE family amidohydrolase, whose amino-acid sequence is MNPALLSISELRKALAAGELSAGEIAEHSLAAIERHDPAINAWTQITGQRMRDEAERLDRQRREGSPLPPLAAVPYAVKNLFDVAGYSTLAGARLFQDRPAAPVDAWAVRQLSASGALLSGMLNMDAYAYGFTTENTHFGATRNPHDLSRIAGGSSGGSAAAVAAGLVNFSLGSDTNGSIRVPASLCGIFGLKPTFGRLSRSGSHPFVGSLDHIGPLARSSADLAAVYDALQGLDPADGFQASQPAHAVSALLERDHDGLRVGVLGGYFQQWCDDSARDAVARAAKALNASEEITLADAELARTSAFIISASEGGNAYLPALRRAPEVFEPLSRERLLAGAMIPAAWYVQAQRFRRHFQQQVLPLFNGIDVLIAPATPTSATPIGQETLRINGVDLPTRASMGMLAQPISFLGLPVVSVPLRAANGLPIGVQLIAAPFKEEVCLRAAAALERQGIAQAQAVNLECSHEP
- the hpxZ gene encoding oxalurate catabolism protein HpxZ, whose protein sequence is MSPEQLDLPAVRAEVTAAFQRYEQALISNDIAVLDELFWHDPRTVRLGAAENLYGIDEIRAFRAARPAAGLHRELHNTVITTYGEDFAVCSTEFTREGSRRIGRQQQSWVKLDGQWRIVAAQVSLMS
- the mupP gene encoding N-acetylmuramic acid 6-phosphate phosphatase MupP yields the protein MRLRAVLFDMDGTLLDSAPDFIAICQAMRAERGLPPVEEKLIRDHVSGGARAMILNAFDIDPMSPGFEALRLEFLERYQDHCAVLTRPYEGIEPLLEDIERAKLLWGVVTNKPLRFAEPIMQRLGLAERSSILICPDHVTRSKPDPEPMILACSTLKLDPASVLFVGDDLRDIESGRDAGTKTAAVTYGYIHPDDNPRHWGADVVVDHPLELRKVLDQALCSC
- a CDS encoding YciK family oxidoreductase; translated protein: MFDYSARPDLLKDRVILVTGAGRGIGAAAARTYAAHGATVLLLGKSEENLARTYDAIEGAGHPQPVVIPFDLETALPHQYDELAAMVEKAFGKLDGLLHNASIIGPRTPLEQLSGDNFMRVMQVNVNAMFMLTSTLLPLLKLSTDASVVFTSSSVGRKGRAYWGAYAVSKFATEGLMQVMADEVDGITAIRANSVNPGGTRTDMRAQAYPGEDPQTRPTPEAIMPVYLYLMGPDSQGTNGQAFDAQ
- a CDS encoding GGDEF domain-containing protein codes for the protein MVPPSQKNTIDFDAAKLQRLGFSPRKEQTRPVSLAQLHQRLGLQLQTSLDGERILALFFRELQHLVPVDSLGYQHSSSDLRLDFGQQANHSATYRLSHESEYLGELTFRRRQRFSDHELAQLESLLASLMYPLRNALLYRVAIQSALRDPLTNTGNRIAMDQMLGREIELARRNGQPLSVLMLDIDHFKGINDKHGHSAGDEVLKAVATTLKDQLRNIDMVFRYGGEEFVVLLSGTPREGAQLVGERLREAVLGLQCVVQGRPVKMSISLGCATLELGESVDSLLNRADKALYSAKRSGRNCLAMAV
- the rluB gene encoding 23S rRNA pseudouridine(2605) synthase RluB — its product is MSETEEYSPAGEKLQKVLARMGLASRREIEAWITAGRVKVNGNDASLGQRVDLHDAISVDGRLLRREEATETVRRVLIYNKPDGEICTRDDPEGRPTVFDRLPRPKEGRWINIGRLDINTTGLLMFTTDGELANRLMHPSYQMDREYAVRVRGEVDEEMIDRLKAGVMLEDGPAKFTDIKEAPGGEGFNHWYHCVVMEGRNREVRRLWESQGLVVSRLKRVRFGPVFMTSDLPMGRWREMSQREVDILSEEVGLKPVALPEMKEKTRDKLDRLQRKAAKPVGRGERPARSLRPANGGPAQRSSRDEQGERPSRAPRTPRGEAARGTPVAERPRDVGKKPGKPRGERAESSDRAPRKPAGGDNRRSRPAGDGQRPGFGRGSRKPQ